The candidate division WOR-3 bacterium genome segment AGCGAATGTGAAAGTTCGTACGTCGATCAAGAAGCGTTGTGCCCACTGCGTGGTCGTGAAGCGCAAGGGCGTCGTTCACGTCATCTGCAAGCGCGAGCCGAAGCACAAGCAGCGGCAAGGGTAGTGAGAAGAGACCGAGTGATCAAGTGGTCCAGTGCCGGGAGCGGCCCGGTTCGGCCACTGGAGCACTTGACCACTGGACCACTGGAGCACTTCCGCCTTGGCTAAGTACATCTTTGTCACCGGCGGCGTAGTATCGTCGCTGGGCAAGGGGATTGCCACTTCGTCTATCGGGCTGCTTCTCAGGTCGCGTGGCCTGAATGTCGTTCCACTGAAGTTCGACCCCTATATCAACGTGGACCCGGGAACGATGAGTCCGTTCCAGCACGGCGAGGTGTTCGTGACCGACGACGGGGCGGAAACCGACCTCGACCTCGGCCACTACGAACGGTTCATCGACCTGAGCCTGTCACAGGACAACAACGTCACTGCCGGCCAGGTGTATTCGG includes the following:
- the rpmJ gene encoding 50S ribosomal protein L36; translation: MKVRTSIKKRCAHCVVVKRKGVVHVICKREPKHKQRQG